A region from the Curtobacterium sp. MCBA15_012 genome encodes:
- a CDS encoding HU family DNA-binding protein — MADKSLNRTELVAAVAQESGQSQATVNGVVDALFSVVSSSVADGTKVTIPGWIAFEKTHRAARTGRNPQTGDAIEIAASDSVKVSAGSKLKAAVK, encoded by the coding sequence ATGGCTGACAAGTCACTGAACCGCACCGAGCTCGTCGCTGCCGTCGCGCAGGAGTCCGGCCAGAGCCAGGCCACCGTCAACGGCGTCGTCGACGCGCTGTTCAGCGTCGTCTCGTCGTCGGTCGCCGACGGCACCAAGGTGACGATCCCGGGCTGGATCGCCTTCGAGAAGACCCACCGCGCCGCGCGCACCGGCCGCAACCCGCAGACGGGTGACGCCATCGAGATCGCCGCGAGCGACTCGGTCAAGGTCAGCGCCGGCTCGAAGCTCAAGGCCGCCGTCAAGTAA
- the rpmG gene encoding 50S ribosomal protein L33 yields MAKKGQDVRPIIKLRSTAGTGFTYVTKKNRRNNPDRLVLKKYDPVIRKHVDFREER; encoded by the coding sequence ATGGCCAAGAAGGGTCAGGACGTTCGTCCGATCATCAAGCTCCGCTCGACGGCGGGGACCGGGTTCACCTACGTGACCAAGAAGAACCGTCGCAACAACCCGGACCGTCTCGTGCTCAAGAAGTACGACCCGGTGATCCGCAAGCACGTCGACTTCCGTGAGGAGCGCTAA
- a CDS encoding metal ABC transporter solute-binding protein, Zn/Mn family has product MTSRLLALPLIAGAAALALTGCATSSASGNASDDGTVRVVASTNVYGSIVQSVGGKDVEVTSILSDPSQDPHSFESSAKTQLAVSKADLLVENGGGYDDFMTTLAKASGTKAATIDVAELSGLDHGGEFNEHVFYDYPTMVKLVAEVQQRLTKLDSAQADTFETNAKALTAKLDDLESQTAAAKAKVDGEKVAYTEPVPGYLFDAMGLDNVTPEKFSEAIEEGDDVPPAALNETLQLFRDKTVRMLAYNEQTSSPETEQVKQAADQAGIPVVGVTETLPKGEDYVSWQQANIDAIQAALTK; this is encoded by the coding sequence ATGACCAGTCGCCTCCTCGCCCTGCCGCTCATCGCCGGCGCCGCCGCCCTCGCGTTGACGGGATGCGCGACGTCCTCAGCGTCCGGGAACGCGAGCGACGACGGGACCGTCCGCGTCGTGGCATCGACCAACGTGTACGGCTCGATCGTGCAGTCCGTCGGCGGGAAGGACGTCGAGGTGACGAGCATCCTCAGCGACCCGTCCCAGGACCCGCACTCGTTCGAGTCGAGCGCGAAGACCCAGCTCGCGGTGTCGAAGGCCGACCTGCTCGTCGAGAACGGCGGCGGCTACGACGACTTCATGACGACGCTCGCGAAGGCCTCGGGCACGAAGGCTGCGACCATCGACGTCGCCGAGCTGTCCGGCCTCGACCACGGCGGCGAGTTCAACGAGCACGTCTTCTACGACTACCCGACCATGGTGAAGCTCGTGGCCGAGGTGCAGCAGCGCCTGACGAAGCTCGACTCCGCGCAGGCCGACACCTTCGAGACGAACGCGAAGGCGCTCACGGCCAAGCTCGACGACCTCGAGTCGCAGACCGCCGCCGCGAAGGCCAAGGTCGACGGCGAGAAGGTGGCGTACACCGAGCCCGTGCCCGGCTACCTGTTCGACGCCATGGGCCTCGACAACGTGACGCCCGAGAAGTTCTCCGAGGCGATCGAGGAGGGCGACGACGTGCCGCCGGCCGCGCTCAACGAGACCCTGCAGCTGTTCCGCGACAAGACCGTGCGGATGCTCGCGTACAACGAGCAGACCTCCAGCCCGGAGACCGAGCAGGTGAAGCAGGCCGCCGACCAGGCCGGCATCCCGGTGGTCGGTGTCACGGAGACGCTCCCGAAGGGGGAGGATTACGTCTCGTGGCAGCAGGCGAACATCGACGCGATCCAGGCGGCGCTCACGAAGTGA
- the rpmB gene encoding 50S ribosomal protein L28 → MAAVCQVTGATPGFGHNISHSHRRTKRRFDPNVQKKTYYVPSLRRNVTLTLSAKGIKVIDARGIESVVKDLLARGEKI, encoded by the coding sequence ATGGCAGCAGTGTGCCAGGTGACCGGAGCCACCCCCGGCTTCGGACACAACATCTCGCACTCGCACCGCCGGACGAAGCGCCGCTTCGACCCGAACGTGCAGAAGAAGACGTACTACGTGCCCTCGCTTCGTCGTAACGTCACGCTCACGCTCAGCGCAAAGGGCATCAAGGTCATCGACGCACGCGGCATCGAGTCCGTCGTCAAGGACCTCCTCGCCCGTGGGGAGAAGATCTGA
- a CDS encoding metal ABC transporter ATP-binding protein, producing the protein MTTVQAPSRTAAADGRGGPAVLALRDAALSYGSRALWSHLDLDVAPGEFVAVLGPNGAGKTSLLRTVLGQQRLTSGTMSFLGQPVRRGHRRIGYIPQQRLMESGTPLRARDMIAQGVTGSRWGVLPASRAERARIDRILDEVGATAFADAPVAELSGGEQQRTRVGQAIAADPALLLCDEPLISLDLRHQRGVTELIDRQRRQQGASVLFVTHDVNPILDVVDRVLYIAGGRFRIGTPDEVLRAEVLSDLYGTPVDVVRTMGRIVIVGGNEAHDQVGGHHCDPDPHAPTPDEGRI; encoded by the coding sequence GTGACCACCGTCCAGGCTCCCTCGCGGACCGCTGCGGCCGACGGCCGCGGCGGTCCCGCCGTGCTCGCGCTCCGCGACGCCGCGCTGTCGTACGGATCGCGCGCGCTCTGGTCGCACCTCGACCTCGACGTCGCGCCGGGGGAGTTCGTCGCCGTGCTCGGGCCGAACGGCGCCGGCAAGACCTCGCTCCTGCGCACCGTGCTCGGCCAGCAGCGGCTGACCAGCGGCACGATGTCGTTCCTCGGCCAGCCCGTCCGTCGCGGGCACCGGCGCATCGGCTACATCCCGCAGCAGCGGCTGATGGAGTCCGGCACGCCGCTCCGGGCGCGGGACATGATCGCGCAGGGCGTCACCGGTTCACGGTGGGGCGTGCTCCCCGCCTCCCGGGCGGAGCGCGCCCGGATCGACCGGATCCTCGACGAGGTCGGCGCGACGGCGTTCGCGGACGCCCCCGTCGCCGAGCTGTCCGGCGGCGAGCAGCAGCGCACCCGCGTGGGACAGGCCATCGCCGCCGACCCCGCACTGCTCCTGTGCGACGAGCCCCTCATCTCGCTCGACCTGCGGCACCAGCGCGGCGTCACCGAGCTCATCGACCGGCAGCGGCGGCAGCAGGGCGCCTCGGTGCTCTTCGTCACGCACGACGTGAACCCGATCCTCGACGTCGTCGACCGGGTGCTCTACATCGCGGGCGGCCGGTTCCGCATCGGCACCCCCGACGAGGTCCTGCGCGCCGAGGTCCTCAGCGACCTCTACGGCACCCCCGTCGACGTCGTCCGCACGATGGGCCGCATCGTCATCGTCGGCGGCAACGAGGCCCACGACCAGGTCGGCGGCCACCACTGCGACCCCGACCCGCACGCACCGACACCGGACGAAGGGCGGATCTGA
- a CDS encoding DUF4383 domain-containing protein produces MAIKEPSIVASPNRGLALTAGGLLALWGFLGFFLAADGDPGFFSRHGGMLWNAFGVNPAMSLLWVMLAVVLLITGLGTTIGARNGNLLVGIVLVVMAVYGFVLGETSANVFALTFADNLFHAIVGVVLLLTALGADKENIRAIRGAARTVEA; encoded by the coding sequence GTGGCCATCAAGGAACCGAGCATCGTCGCGTCGCCGAACCGCGGCCTCGCCCTGACCGCGGGCGGCCTGCTCGCGCTCTGGGGCTTCCTCGGCTTCTTCCTGGCAGCCGACGGCGACCCGGGCTTCTTCAGCCGCCACGGCGGGATGCTCTGGAACGCATTCGGCGTGAACCCGGCGATGAGCCTCCTCTGGGTGATGCTCGCCGTCGTCCTGCTCATCACGGGTCTCGGCACCACGATCGGTGCCCGCAACGGCAACCTGCTCGTCGGCATCGTGCTCGTCGTGATGGCCGTGTACGGGTTCGTGCTCGGTGAGACCTCCGCCAACGTCTTCGCCCTGACCTTCGCGGACAACCTGTTCCACGCGATCGTCGGCGTCGTGCTCCTGCTCACCGCGCTCGGTGCCGACAAGGAGAACATCCGCGCGATCCGCGGCGCCGCCCGGACCGTCGAGGCCTGA
- a CDS encoding Fur family transcriptional regulator: MNAVQKPKRNTWQREAVRTALSSTEGFVSAQALHQHLRDDGSTIGLATVYRALSDLATEGDADSLQQDGESLYRACTTDAHHHHLICRNCGRTVEIEADPVERWAQDVAAANGFTNASHVVDIFGECAVCTAARTAE; the protein is encoded by the coding sequence GTGAACGCCGTGCAGAAGCCGAAGCGGAACACCTGGCAGCGTGAGGCGGTGCGCACCGCGCTCTCGAGCACCGAGGGGTTCGTCAGCGCGCAGGCGCTCCACCAGCACCTGCGGGACGACGGGTCGACGATCGGACTGGCGACCGTGTACCGGGCGCTGTCGGACCTGGCGACCGAGGGCGACGCCGACTCCCTGCAGCAGGACGGCGAGTCGCTGTACCGCGCGTGCACGACCGACGCGCACCACCACCACCTGATCTGCCGGAACTGCGGCCGGACGGTCGAGATCGAGGCCGACCCCGTCGAGCGGTGGGCGCAGGACGTCGCCGCGGCGAACGGGTTCACGAACGCCAGCCACGTCGTCGACATCTTCGGCGAGTGCGCGGTGTGCACGGCGGCACGGACCGCCGAGTAA
- the rpsN gene encoding 30S ribosomal protein S14 — protein sequence MAKKSKIAKNNQRAEVIARYAERRLELKKALVDPNGSDESREAARVGLQKLPRDASPVRYRNRDAIDGRPRGHLGEYGISRVRFRDMAHRGELPGITKSSW from the coding sequence ATGGCGAAGAAGAGCAAGATCGCGAAGAACAACCAGCGCGCCGAGGTCATCGCGCGCTACGCCGAGCGTCGTCTCGAGCTGAAGAAGGCCCTCGTGGACCCGAACGGCTCCGACGAGTCCCGTGAGGCAGCCCGCGTCGGCCTGCAGAAGCTGCCCCGCGACGCGTCGCCGGTCCGCTACCGCAACCGTGACGCCATCGACGGTCGCCCCCGTGGCCACCTCGGTGAGTACGGCATCAGCCGTGTCCGCTTCCGCGACATGGCCCACCGTGGCGAGCTCCCCGGCATCACGAAGAGCTCCTGGTAA
- a CDS encoding alpha/beta fold hydrolase encodes MHVILVPGFWLDASAWDEVVPVLRAAGHSVQAVTRVGDTLDEQVAGIVAVLDDVATPDEPVVLAGHSGAGPMVLMAADQRPALVARLLYVDTFPGPDGASINDELPAVDGVVPLPSWDVWEPATVRGMTPELRQAFERRAVPEPPAVTTDPFHYADPARHRIPATVVSCEVPAADLAAMVAEHHAWTTELVAVEDLTILGLETGHWPMFTAPEQLGALVVQALAPEPTAAP; translated from the coding sequence ATGCACGTCATCCTGGTGCCCGGGTTCTGGCTCGACGCGAGCGCGTGGGACGAGGTGGTCCCGGTGCTCCGTGCGGCCGGGCACTCCGTCCAGGCGGTCACCCGCGTCGGGGACACGCTCGACGAGCAGGTCGCCGGGATCGTCGCGGTGCTCGACGACGTCGCCACGCCGGACGAGCCGGTCGTGCTCGCCGGGCACTCCGGCGCCGGCCCGATGGTGCTCATGGCCGCCGACCAGCGGCCCGCGCTCGTGGCGCGCCTGCTGTACGTCGACACCTTCCCGGGACCGGACGGGGCGAGCATCAACGACGAACTGCCCGCGGTGGACGGGGTCGTCCCGCTGCCGTCCTGGGACGTGTGGGAGCCGGCGACCGTGCGCGGGATGACGCCGGAGCTCCGGCAGGCGTTCGAACGTCGGGCGGTCCCGGAGCCGCCCGCGGTCACGACCGACCCGTTCCACTACGCCGACCCCGCCCGGCACCGGATCCCCGCGACCGTGGTGTCGTGCGAGGTGCCGGCCGCCGACCTCGCCGCGATGGTGGCTGAGCACCACGCCTGGACGACCGAGCTCGTCGCGGTGGAGGACCTGACGATCCTCGGGCTCGAGACCGGGCACTGGCCGATGTTCACCGCGCCGGAGCAGCTCGGTGCGCTCGTGGTGCAGGCGTTGGCGCCGGAGCCGACCGCGGCGCCGTAG
- a CDS encoding ATP-dependent RecD-like DNA helicase, giving the protein MSVELSDEQRAVFEYVETTRDHVFITGRAGTGKSTLLNHLSWNTEKQVVICAPTGVAALNVGGQTIHSLFRLPIGLIADAELRQGPETRKLLNTIDTLVIDEVSMVNADLLDAMDRSLRKARGRQFEAFGGVQVVMFGDPYQLPPVPGDGDERAYFTDHYRSMWFFDAKVWLEAELNIIELATVHRQRDDAFAAMLTAVRHGRVTAEIAGQLNTAGARPAPDDAITLATRNDTVARINKAALDRLPGKLRTAKADVNGDFGGRNYPADAALELKPGAHVMFLRNDPDQRWVNGTLGVVTTIRDTVWVDVDGESFEVQPSVWEKFKYSYDPDKKELKKDTVGEFQQFPLRLAWAVTIHKSQGSTYDRAVVDLGNRVFSAGQTYVALSRLTSLEGLYLTRPLRPQDIIVDLDVRRFMSEAPRIVATQLEAAKPDTDV; this is encoded by the coding sequence GTGAGCGTCGAACTGAGCGACGAACAGCGCGCGGTCTTCGAGTACGTCGAGACCACCCGCGACCACGTGTTCATCACCGGCCGGGCGGGCACCGGCAAGTCCACCCTGCTCAACCACCTGTCGTGGAACACCGAGAAGCAGGTCGTCATCTGCGCGCCGACGGGGGTCGCGGCCCTCAACGTCGGCGGACAGACCATCCACTCGCTCTTCCGGCTGCCGATCGGCCTGATCGCCGACGCCGAGCTCCGCCAGGGGCCCGAGACGCGCAAGCTCCTCAACACCATCGACACGCTCGTCATCGACGAGGTCTCGATGGTGAACGCCGACCTGCTGGACGCGATGGACCGTTCGCTGCGCAAGGCCCGCGGTCGGCAGTTCGAGGCCTTCGGCGGCGTGCAGGTCGTGATGTTCGGCGACCCGTACCAGCTGCCGCCGGTGCCGGGGGACGGTGACGAGCGGGCCTACTTCACCGACCACTACCGGTCGATGTGGTTCTTCGACGCGAAGGTCTGGCTCGAGGCGGAGCTCAACATCATCGAGCTCGCGACCGTGCACCGCCAGCGCGACGACGCCTTCGCCGCCATGCTGACCGCCGTCCGGCACGGGCGGGTCACCGCGGAGATCGCCGGGCAGCTCAACACCGCCGGCGCCCGACCGGCACCCGACGACGCCATCACCCTCGCCACGCGCAACGACACCGTCGCGCGGATCAACAAGGCCGCGCTCGACCGGCTCCCGGGCAAGCTCCGGACGGCGAAGGCCGACGTGAACGGTGACTTCGGCGGCCGGAACTACCCCGCCGACGCCGCGCTCGAGCTCAAGCCCGGCGCGCACGTGATGTTCCTGCGCAACGACCCCGACCAGCGGTGGGTGAACGGCACCCTCGGCGTCGTCACGACCATCCGCGACACGGTCTGGGTCGACGTCGACGGGGAGTCCTTCGAGGTGCAGCCGTCGGTGTGGGAGAAGTTCAAGTACTCGTACGACCCCGACAAGAAGGAACTCAAGAAGGACACCGTCGGGGAGTTCCAGCAGTTCCCGCTCCGCCTGGCCTGGGCGGTGACGATCCACAAGTCGCAGGGGTCGACGTACGACCGTGCCGTGGTCGACCTGGGCAACCGGGTGTTCAGCGCGGGGCAGACCTACGTGGCGCTGTCCCGGTTGACGTCGCTCGAGGGGCTGTACCTCACGCGGCCGCTCCGCCCGCAGGACATCATCGTGGACCTCGACGTGCGGCGCTTCATGTCCGAGGCACCCCGGATCGTGGCCACGCAGCTCGAGGCCGCGAAGCCCGACACCGACGTCTGA
- a CDS encoding phosphatase PAP2 family protein, giving the protein MTRTPERNAPESRGPSVSRRLRWGLLAGLGFVIVPLVYAAAVLTSTGQRVEDAALGGVRESDLFGSDTALNVISVPVILLLVVVIAAVAFARRRLAVGLGAGVVVLASAATSTLVKRIAERPEIAQSTTPNSFPSGHATIALAALFAVLLVTPRRFRAVVTLVGAAYAVFVANQTVVYGWHRVSDIVGACGIALFWLGVVRLVGPRVDRGERGDRDGDRGPRRIVTVVLLGATAVTFLVGVVALVVGLTGGSDGHDAILAAGRMASSASVLAVVAVVWLADGQHHVTRSDVSAPPARA; this is encoded by the coding sequence GTGACCCGCACGCCCGAACGCAACGCGCCCGAGTCGCGTGGACCGAGTGTCTCGCGACGGCTGCGGTGGGGGCTGTTGGCGGGTCTCGGGTTCGTCATCGTGCCTCTCGTCTACGCGGCCGCGGTGCTGACGTCGACGGGGCAGCGGGTCGAGGACGCCGCACTGGGCGGTGTCCGGGAGTCCGACCTCTTCGGGTCGGACACTGCGCTCAACGTCATCTCGGTGCCGGTCATCCTGTTGCTGGTGGTCGTGATCGCCGCCGTCGCGTTCGCACGACGACGGCTCGCGGTGGGGCTGGGAGCCGGTGTCGTGGTGCTCGCATCGGCGGCGACGTCGACGCTCGTGAAGCGTATCGCCGAGCGCCCTGAGATCGCCCAGTCGACGACGCCGAACTCCTTCCCGTCGGGGCACGCGACGATCGCCCTGGCCGCGCTGTTCGCCGTCCTGCTCGTCACCCCGCGGCGCTTCCGGGCCGTCGTCACGCTCGTCGGTGCGGCCTACGCGGTGTTCGTCGCGAACCAGACCGTCGTCTACGGGTGGCACCGGGTGAGCGACATCGTGGGGGCGTGCGGCATCGCCCTGTTCTGGCTCGGCGTGGTCCGGCTCGTCGGGCCACGGGTGGACCGCGGTGAGCGGGGCGACCGCGACGGCGACCGCGGACCGCGCCGCATCGTCACCGTCGTGCTGCTCGGCGCGACCGCGGTGACGTTCCTGGTCGGTGTCGTGGCGCTCGTCGTCGGGCTGACCGGCGGCTCCGACGGCCACGACGCGATCCTGGCCGCGGGCCGGATGGCCTCGAGCGCGAGCGTCCTCGCCGTCGTGGCGGTGGTGTGGCTCGCCGACGGCCAGCACCACGTGACGCGCTCGGACGTGAGCGCACCGCCCGCACGGGCCTGA
- a CDS encoding cytochrome c oxidase assembly protein produces the protein MDRIARIAGPAVLLLVGFVSLLVALVAGGGADRALIADPGALVRFGLPVARLVVDLSAAATIGGLALTTVGLSRTHPEWDRAIDVTAGAAGVWTVAAAVTTFFTFLSVAGSRVSLDDQFGQSMGVFLTGTDLGTAWLVTVLVAAAVTVLCFAVRGRGMVALTAGVALIGLVPLAQQGHAAGTASHDAAVTALGLHLVGAALWVGGLVLLVLLRGVLSGDRLPLVVARYSSIALGCFVLVAVSGVASAQIRVGAFSNLATPYGALVLVKTAALVVVGVLGAVQRRRAIRALDRAPGRRGPFWTLVLVELAVMGVASGFAVALGRTATPIDQVAPSKTTNPAPAELLTDDPLPAAPGAWGWLTAWNVDLFWLMAALLIAAAYTAGVVRLRRRGESWPVRRSVAAGIALVTLVVATSGPLHTYDRFLVSANVGAHVLLGVVVPALLWAAAPVVLVRRAVHPRTDGSTGVREWTGILVDNATVRYLVQPFPAFVLLAGVWWALYGTQVLRWSVSDPSGRTLVDVALLLVGLLALPTLLTPVAAGARTASVPAVLVRVVGAAVVAAGTVSLGIAMQGALGLLQASWFGAMGRTWGPEPLVDQARGGVVLVVAGVLLLVAVVVVDVLRLRHDRSGTVDDDGAHHRAVVQHEGDPR, from the coding sequence GTGGATCGGATCGCACGCATCGCCGGCCCCGCCGTGCTGTTGCTCGTCGGGTTCGTGTCGCTCCTCGTCGCCCTCGTGGCCGGCGGGGGAGCGGACCGCGCGCTGATCGCGGACCCCGGCGCCCTCGTACGCTTCGGACTCCCCGTCGCGCGCCTCGTCGTGGACCTGTCCGCCGCCGCGACCATCGGGGGCCTGGCACTCACGACGGTCGGGCTCTCCCGCACGCATCCGGAGTGGGACCGCGCCATCGACGTGACCGCCGGAGCGGCCGGCGTCTGGACGGTCGCCGCCGCGGTCACCACCTTCTTCACGTTCCTCAGCGTCGCCGGCTCCCGGGTGAGCCTCGACGACCAGTTCGGCCAGTCGATGGGGGTGTTCCTCACCGGGACCGACCTCGGGACCGCCTGGCTCGTGACGGTCCTCGTCGCCGCCGCGGTCACCGTCCTGTGCTTCGCCGTGCGCGGCCGCGGCATGGTCGCGCTCACGGCGGGCGTGGCGCTGATCGGCCTCGTCCCGCTCGCACAGCAGGGGCACGCGGCGGGCACGGCGAGCCACGACGCCGCGGTCACCGCACTCGGGCTGCACCTCGTCGGGGCCGCGCTCTGGGTCGGCGGTCTCGTGCTGCTGGTGCTGCTGCGCGGCGTCCTGTCCGGTGACCGCCTGCCGCTGGTCGTGGCCCGGTACTCGAGCATCGCGCTCGGGTGCTTCGTCCTGGTCGCGGTCTCCGGCGTCGCCTCGGCGCAGATCCGCGTCGGGGCCTTCTCGAACCTCGCGACGCCCTACGGCGCGCTGGTGCTGGTGAAGACCGCTGCGCTCGTGGTGGTCGGCGTGCTCGGCGCGGTCCAGCGTCGACGCGCGATCAGGGCACTCGACCGCGCGCCCGGTCGTCGCGGTCCGTTCTGGACGCTCGTGCTCGTCGAGCTCGCGGTGATGGGCGTCGCGAGCGGCTTCGCGGTGGCGCTCGGACGGACGGCGACCCCGATCGACCAGGTCGCCCCGAGCAAGACCACGAACCCGGCGCCCGCCGAGCTCCTGACCGACGACCCGCTCCCCGCGGCACCCGGCGCGTGGGGCTGGCTGACCGCCTGGAACGTCGACCTGTTCTGGCTCATGGCGGCCCTGCTGATCGCAGCGGCGTACACGGCCGGAGTCGTCCGGCTGCGTCGCCGCGGGGAGTCCTGGCCCGTCCGCCGCTCGGTGGCCGCCGGCATCGCCCTCGTCACCCTGGTCGTCGCGACCTCGGGCCCCCTGCACACCTACGACCGCTTCCTGGTCTCGGCGAACGTCGGCGCGCACGTCCTGCTCGGCGTCGTCGTCCCGGCGCTGCTCTGGGCGGCTGCACCGGTCGTGCTGGTCCGGCGGGCGGTGCACCCCCGAACGGACGGCAGCACGGGCGTGCGGGAGTGGACGGGGATCCTCGTCGACAACGCGACCGTGCGCTACCTGGTGCAGCCCTTCCCGGCATTCGTCCTGCTCGCCGGGGTCTGGTGGGCCCTGTACGGCACGCAGGTGCTCCGCTGGTCGGTCAGCGACCCGTCCGGGCGCACCCTGGTGGACGTCGCGCTGCTGCTCGTCGGGCTGCTCGCGCTGCCGACCCTCCTGACGCCGGTCGCCGCGGGAGCGCGCACGGCATCGGTCCCCGCGGTCCTGGTCCGGGTGGTCGGCGCGGCGGTCGTCGCGGCGGGCACGGTGTCGCTCGGCATCGCGATGCAGGGCGCCCTCGGCCTGCTGCAGGCGTCGTGGTTCGGCGCGATGGGACGGACCTGGGGGCCGGAGCCGCTCGTCGACCAGGCGCGCGGCGGCGTCGTCCTCGTCGTGGCCGGGGTCCTGCTGCTCGTCGCGGTGGTCGTCGTCGACGTCCTCCGGCTGCGCCACGACCGGTCGGGCACGGTCGACGACGACGGCGCGCACCACCGCGCCGTCGTGCAGCACGAGGGAGACCCCCGGTGA
- a CDS encoding metal ABC transporter permease, giving the protein MDVLSTVFSFQDYGELLVLVQNSIWAGAVLGIVGGLIGPFVVARNMPFAVHGISELSFAGASAALLFGANVVTGSLVGSVVAALLIGLLGSRARDRNSIIAVLMPFGLGLGILCLALYRGRAANKFGLLTGQIVSVDNPQLTSLVVVSAIVVVTLLVIWRPLMFSSVDPDVAAAAGVPVRTLALVFMLVLGLATAVSVQIVGALLVLSLLVTPAAAALRLTSHPVVVPVLSTVFAVVSVVGGILLAIGGGLPISPYVTTISFLIWVVCRIVGTRRDRRGRDRVAGREQDGGGEPRLQADDREGVAA; this is encoded by the coding sequence ATGGACGTGCTTTCGACCGTCTTCTCGTTCCAGGACTACGGCGAGCTCCTCGTGCTCGTGCAGAACTCGATCTGGGCCGGCGCCGTGCTCGGCATCGTCGGCGGGCTCATCGGGCCGTTCGTCGTCGCGCGGAACATGCCGTTCGCGGTGCACGGCATCTCCGAGCTGTCGTTCGCCGGGGCCAGCGCCGCGCTGCTGTTCGGCGCGAACGTCGTCACCGGCTCGCTGGTCGGCTCGGTCGTGGCGGCGCTGCTCATCGGACTGCTCGGTTCCCGCGCCCGCGACCGGAACTCGATCATCGCCGTGCTCATGCCGTTCGGCCTGGGCCTCGGGATCCTGTGCCTCGCGCTCTACCGGGGACGCGCGGCGAACAAGTTCGGGCTGCTCACCGGGCAGATCGTCTCGGTGGACAACCCGCAGCTGACCTCGCTCGTCGTGGTCTCGGCGATCGTCGTGGTGACGCTGCTGGTGATCTGGCGCCCGCTCATGTTCTCGTCGGTGGACCCGGACGTCGCCGCGGCGGCCGGGGTGCCGGTGCGCACGCTCGCGCTCGTGTTCATGCTCGTCCTCGGGCTCGCGACCGCGGTGTCGGTGCAGATCGTCGGCGCGCTCCTCGTGCTCTCGCTGCTCGTGACGCCGGCCGCCGCCGCACTCCGGCTGACGTCACACCCGGTCGTCGTGCCGGTGCTGTCGACGGTCTTCGCCGTGGTGTCGGTCGTCGGTGGCATCCTGCTCGCGATCGGCGGCGGGCTGCCGATCAGCCCGTACGTGACGACGATCTCGTTCCTCATCTGGGTGGTCTGCCGGATCGTCGGGACGCGACGGGACCGGCGTGGACGCGACCGCGTGGCGGGCCGCGAGCAGGACGGCGGGGGCGAGCCGCGCCTCCAGGCCGACGACAGGGAAGGGGTGGCAGCGTGA